A region from the Arachis ipaensis cultivar K30076 chromosome B01, Araip1.1, whole genome shotgun sequence genome encodes:
- the LOC107642600 gene encoding uncharacterized protein LOC107642600, giving the protein MGTKVEYSVNLLATSLDSNKLRVGGVDVWEHYQNKVLTNYNLLIKTIISSKVQDPIMDRMLERNNIEYIKRTMQMHEAIFKQQVRELHRLYSVQKMLMDELRKEIRQQKLLTPLLNGIDERHPHFIEQKQHLVAQASYGLDFHVHQNLMREEAAGSSRGFDLERPACEEEVFMGGEAGPSNYGGCDNEEMEVDLTLSIGGSSSSSSHVKKHDHVAHLACSQDSSPNGKSRIVEECNDPTTPLSSTTVTFTQTQGRNKGPHWLSQGLN; this is encoded by the exons ATGGGAACCAAAGTTGAATATTCAGTAAATCTTCTAGCAACATCATTAGACAGCAACAAGTTGAGAGTGGGTGGAGTGGATGTCTGGGAGCATTATCAGAACAAAGTGCTGACCAATTATAACCTTCTCATCAAGACTATAATCAGTTCCAAAGTGCAAGATCCAATAATGGATAGGATGCTTGAAAGAAACAACATTGAATACATCAAAAGGACAATGCAGATGCATGAGGCCATCTTCAAACAGcag GTAAGAGAACTGCACAGGCTGTACAGTGTGCAAAAGATGCTGATGGATGAGCTCAGAAAGGAAATAAGACAACAGAAACTTCTGACTCCATTATTAAATGGCATAGATGAAAGGCATCCTCATTTCATTGAACAAAAACAACATCTAGTGGCACAAGCCTCATATGGACTAGATTTCCATGTTCATCAAAATTTGATGAGAGAGGAAGCTGCAGGCTCAAGTAGAGGTTTTGATCTTGAAAGGCCTGCTTGTGAGGAAGAAGTATTTATGGGAGGTGAGGCAGGTCCTAGCAACTATGGTGGTTGTGATAATGAAGAAATGGAAGTGGATTTGACACTAAGTATAGgaggtagtagtagtagtagtagccaTGTTAAGAAACATGATCATGTGGCTCATTTAGCATGCTCACAAGACTCATCACCAAATGGGAAAAGTAGAATAGTAGAAGAATGCAATGACCCCACCACTCCTCTGAGCAGTACCACTGTGACATTTACACAAACACAAGGAAGGAATAAGGGACCACATTGGCTTTCTCAAGGCTTAAATTAA
- the LOC107642621 gene encoding putative glucose-6-phosphate 1-epimerase isoform X3, whose amino-acid sequence MSSEKSRYYEVCKGFNGLDKVLLRDPRGSSAEVYLYGGHVTSWKNDHGEELLFLSSKATFKPPKAIRGGIPICFPQFSCHGNLDQHGFARNRFWAIDDHPPPFPTNNSIKAFVDLILKPSEEEMKIWPHSFEFRLRVALGPGGDLMLTSRIRNTNTDGKPFSFTFAYHTYFSVSDICEVRVEGLETLDYLDNLQKKKRFTEQGDALTFESEVDKMYLSTPTKIAIIDHEKKRTYVLRKDGLPDAGKG is encoded by the exons ATGAGCAGCGAGAAGAGTAGGTACTATGAGGTTTGCAAGGGCTTCAATGGCCTCGACAAGGTTCTTCTTCGCGATCCACGTGGAAGCTCCGCCGAG GTGTACTTATACGGTGGTCATGTGACTTCTTGGAAGAATGACCATGGTGAAGAATTGCTTTTCCTTAGTAGCAAG GCTACTTTTAAGCCTCCGAAGGCAATTCGTGGAGGGATTCCAATATGCTTTCCTCAA TTTAGCTGCCATGGTAACCTAGATCAGCATGGATTTGCTAGAAATCGTTTCTGGGCCATTGATGACCACCCTCCTCCCTTTCCAACAAATAATTCCATTAAAGCCTTTGTTGATTTGATTCTTAAGCCCTCAGAAGAGGAAATGAAGATTTGGCCTCACAG TTTTGAATTCCGTCTTAGGGTAGCTCTAGGACCTGGAGGGGATCTGATGTTGACATCTCGGATTAGGAACACAAACACTGATGGGAAGCCATTTTCATTCACATTTGCTTATCATACATATTTCTCTGTTTCAGATATATG CGAAGTCCGGGTAGAGGGATTAGAGACACTAGATTATCTCGACAACTTGCAGAAAAAGAAACGCTTTACTGAACAGGGGGATGCTTTAACATTTGAATCAGAA GTTGACAAGATGTATCTCAGCACTCCTACAAAGATTGCTATTATTGATCACGAGAAGAAGAGAACATATGTGTTACGTAAAGATGGGCTTCCTGATGCTG gcaaaggatga
- the LOC107642621 gene encoding putative glucose-6-phosphate 1-epimerase isoform X2, with protein sequence MSSEKSRYYEVCKGFNGLDKVLLRDPRGSSAEVYLYGGHVTSWKNDHGEELLFLSSKATFKPPKAIRGGIPICFPQFSCHGNLDQHGFARNRFWAIDDHPPPFPTNNSIKAFVDLILKPSEEEMKIWPHSFEFRLRVALGPGGDLMLTSRIRNTNTDGKPFSFTFAYHTYFSVSDICEVRVEGLETLDYLDNLQKKKRFTEQGDALTFESEVDKMYLSTPTKIAIIDHEKKRTYVLRKDGLPDAECLQGKG encoded by the exons ATGAGCAGCGAGAAGAGTAGGTACTATGAGGTTTGCAAGGGCTTCAATGGCCTCGACAAGGTTCTTCTTCGCGATCCACGTGGAAGCTCCGCCGAG GTGTACTTATACGGTGGTCATGTGACTTCTTGGAAGAATGACCATGGTGAAGAATTGCTTTTCCTTAGTAGCAAG GCTACTTTTAAGCCTCCGAAGGCAATTCGTGGAGGGATTCCAATATGCTTTCCTCAA TTTAGCTGCCATGGTAACCTAGATCAGCATGGATTTGCTAGAAATCGTTTCTGGGCCATTGATGACCACCCTCCTCCCTTTCCAACAAATAATTCCATTAAAGCCTTTGTTGATTTGATTCTTAAGCCCTCAGAAGAGGAAATGAAGATTTGGCCTCACAG TTTTGAATTCCGTCTTAGGGTAGCTCTAGGACCTGGAGGGGATCTGATGTTGACATCTCGGATTAGGAACACAAACACTGATGGGAAGCCATTTTCATTCACATTTGCTTATCATACATATTTCTCTGTTTCAGATATATG CGAAGTCCGGGTAGAGGGATTAGAGACACTAGATTATCTCGACAACTTGCAGAAAAAGAAACGCTTTACTGAACAGGGGGATGCTTTAACATTTGAATCAGAA GTTGACAAGATGTATCTCAGCACTCCTACAAAGATTGCTATTATTGATCACGAGAAGAAGAGAACATATGTGTTACGTAAAGATGGGCTTCCTGATGCTG AATGTTTGCAAGgcaaaggatga
- the LOC107642634 gene encoding villin-4 isoform X2: MAVSMKDLDPAFKGAGQKDGLEIWRIENFNPVPIPESSHGKFYTGDSYVILKTTASKSGALRHDIHFWLGKDTSQDEAGTAAIKTVELDATLGGRAVQYREVQGHETEKFLSYFKPCIIPQEGGIASGFNHAEAEEYKTRLFEVKGKHVVHVREVPFARSSLNHDDVFILDTESKIFQFNGSTSSIQERAKALEVVQYIKDTYHDGKCDIAAIEDGKLMADAESGEFWALFGGFAPLPRKGASDDAKHGSHPLKLLRVEKGKAEPIEADSLTRELLETKKCYILDCGLEVFIWMGRNTSLDARKSAGVSAEELLNSTDRPKSQIIRIIEGFETVMFKSKFDSWPETTNVQNSEDGRGKVAALLKRQGVDVKGLLKAEPVKEEPKPHIDCTGHLQVWRVNDQEKISLPDSELSKFYSGDCYIFQYTYNGDDREECLIGAWMGNNSVEGDRTTALSMGCKMVESMKFIPSMARIYEGSEPIQFHAIMQTFIVFKGGLSDGYKNHIAEKGIPDETYKEAGVALFRIQGSDPENMQAIQVEPVASSLNSSHCYILHSETALFSWSGSLTTSEDHELVERMLDFIKPELQPKSHKEGIESEQFWELLGGKTEYPSQKIVRGKEHDPHLFSCHFSKGNLQVKEIYNFSQDDLMTEDIFILDCYSEIFVWVGQGVDPKSRMQSLTIGEKFIEHDFLLEKLSRTTPMFIVMEGSEPPFFTCFFKWEAAKAAMLGNSFQRKLTILRNGGTPPVVKPKRRPSLQYGDKCQRSSRSMSVSPTPERVRVRGRSPAFNAIASTFEKPKDRNLSTPPPIVRKVYPKSGTANLNTLSLGLGSKSSAIARLTSSFEMPSARGKLIPQSLRVTSNTLKSNPERSDSEDSMSSRLESLTEEDAKEGEADDDEGLPVYPYDSVNTASTNPVPDIDVTKREAYLSATEFKEKLGMTKTEFYKLPKWKQNKLKVTVQLF; the protein is encoded by the exons ATGGCTGTTTCAATGAAAGATTTGGATCCAGCTTTCAAAGGAGCTGGACAGAAGGA tggacttgaaatttggcGTATTGAGAATTTTAATCCAGTTCCCATCCCTGAGTCTTCTCATGGGAAGTTTTACACTGGTGACTCATATGTGATCTTAAAG ACAACTGCTTCAAAAAGTGGTGCTCTACGCCATGATATCCATTTCTGGCTTGGAAAAGACACCAGTCAG GATGAAGCTGGTACTGCAGCTATAAAAACAGTTGAGTTGGATGCAACTCTAGGAGGACGTGCTGTTCAGTATCGTGAGGTGCAAGGTCACGAAACTGAAAAGTTCCTGTCTTATTTCAAACCATGCATTATACCACAAGAAGGTGGAATTGCCTCTGGTTTCAACCATGCTGAGGCTGAAGAATATAAGACACGGTTGTTTGAGGTCAAAGGAAAACATGTTGTACACGTTAGAGAG GTTCCTTTTGCTCGATCTTCTCTCAACCATGATGATGTTTTTATTCTGGATACCGAGTCCAAAATCTTCCAATTTAATGGTTCCACTTCATCTATTCAAGAAAGGGCTAAAGCATTGGAAGTTGTGCAGTATATTAAGGATACTTACCATGATGGCAAATGTGACATAGCTGCTATTG AGGATGGAAAGTTGATGGCTGATGCTGAAAGTGGAGAATTCTGGGCTTTATTTGGAGGCTTTGCTCCTCTTCCCCGAAAAGGCGCTAGTGATGATGCTAAACATGGTTCTCATCCTCTAAAGCTGCTTCG TGTTGAAAAAGGGAAGGCAGAACCAATTGAAGCTGATTCTTTGACAAGGGAGTTACTTGAAACAAAAAAATGCTATATTCTAGATTGTGGGTTGGAAGTGTTTATATGGATGGGAAGAAACACTTCTCTTGATGCAAGAAAAAGCGCAGGTGTATCTGCAGAA GAGTTACTCAATAGCACCGACCGACCGAAATCCCAGATAATTCGTATAATTGAAGGATTTGAAACAGTGATGTTCAAGTCCAAGTTTGATTCTTGGCCTGAGACAACTAATGTGCAAAATTCCGAAGATGGACGCGGCAAGGTGGCAG CACTTCTAAAACGTCAAGGAGTGGATGTAAAGGGTCTATTGAAAGCTGAGCCAGTAAAAGAAGAACCTAAACCGCACATTGATTGCACAGGACATTTGCAG GTTTGGCGCGTAAACGATCAGGAAAAAATTTCCCTACCAGACTCTGAACTTTCAAAGTTTTATAGTGGAGATTGCTATATATTTCAGTATACATATAACGGAGATGATAGGGAAGAGTGTCTCATAGGAGCATGGATGGGAAATAATAGTGTTGAG GGAGATAGAACTACAGCTCTTTCAATGGGCTGCAAAATGGTTGAGTCAATGAAGTTTATCCCTTCCATG GCACGTATCTATGAGGGCAGTGAACCAATTCAATTTCATGCTATCATGCAAACTTTCATCGTTTTTAAG GGTGGACTTAGTGATGGATACAAGAATCACATTGCAGAAAAGGGAATTCCAGATGAGACATACAAAGAGGCTGGTGTTGCATTATTCCGCATCCAGGGCTCTGATCCAGAAAATATGCAAGCTATACAAGTTGAACCA GTTGCTTCCTCCTTGAATTCCTCCCATTGCTACATACTTCATAGCGAAACCGCCCTCTTTAGTTGGTCTGGAAGTTTAACAACATCAGAAGACCATGAACTTGTTGAGAGAATGCTGGATTTCATAAAG CCAGAGTTACAACCCAAATCACATAAGGAAGGTATAGAATCTGAACAGTTTTGGGAATTATTAGGAGGAAAAACAGAATATCCAAGTCAAAAGATTGTGAGGGGCAAGGAGCATGACCCTCACCTATTTTCTTGTCACTTCTCAAAAGGTAA TTTGCAGGTGAAAGAGATATACAATTTTTCCCAGGATGATCTGATGACAGAAGATATATTCATCTTGGATTGTTACTCTGAAATCTTTGTCTGGGTTGGCCAGGGAGTTGACCCCAAGAGCAGAATGCAGTCTCTAACCATTGGCGAG AAATTTATTGAGCATGATTTTCTTCTAGAAAAATTATCTCGGACCACTCCAATGTTTATTGTAATGGAAGGTAGCGAGCCACCGTTCTTCACTTGTTTCTTCAAATGGGAGGCTGCAAAAGCTGCA ATGCTTGGAAATTCATTTCAAAGGAAGCTTACAATCTTGAGAAATGGGGGTACTCCACCAGTGGTT AAACCAAAACGAAGACCATCTTTACAATATGGTGATAAGTGCCAGCGTTCCTCGCGCAGCATGTCTGTTAGTCCTACTCCTGAACGTGTTCGTGTCAGGGGCCGGTCGCCAGCATTTAATGCCATAGCATCCACTTTTGAGAAGCCTAAAGATAGGAACCTTTCAACCCCACCTCCAATTGTGAGAAAAGTGTATCCAAAATCAGGGACAGCAAACTTGAATACTCTTTCTCTTGGTCTTGGATCTAAGTCTTCAGCCATAGCTCGGCTTACTTCTAGTTTTGAAATGCCTTCAGCACGGGGAAAGTTGATACCTCAGTCGCTTAGAG TGACTTCCAATACGCTCAAATCAAACCCAGAAAGAAGTGATAGTGAGGATTCTATGAGCAGCAGATTAGAATCTCTTACAGAGGAAGATGCAAAAGAAGGTGAAGCTGACGATGATGAAGGACTCCCAGTTTATCCGTATGATAGCGTTAACACAGCTTCTACCAATCCAGTACCAGACATTGATGTGACTAAACGAGAG GCTTATCTGTCAGCAACAGAGTTCAAAGAAAAACTTGGCATGACGAAGACTGAATTTTACAAGTTGCCGAAATGGAAACAAAACAAACTCAAAGTGACCGTTCAATTGTTCTGA
- the LOC107642621 gene encoding putative glucose-6-phosphate 1-epimerase isoform X1, producing the protein MSSEKSRYYEVCKGFNGLDKVLLRDPRGSSAEVYLYGGHVTSWKNDHGEELLFLSSKATFKPPKAIRGGIPICFPQFSCHGNLDQHGFARNRFWAIDDHPPPFPTNNSIKAFVDLILKPSEEEMKIWPHSFEFRLRVALGPGGDLMLTSRIRNTNTDGKPFSFTFAYHTYFSVSDICEVRVEGLETLDYLDNLQKKKRFTEQGDALTFESEVDKMYLSTPTKIAIIDHEKKRTYVLRKDGLPDAVVWNPWDKKAKAMTDFGDNEYKHMVCVEAAAIEKPITLKPGEEWKGRLELSIVSSSYCSGQLDPRRVLQCS; encoded by the exons ATGAGCAGCGAGAAGAGTAGGTACTATGAGGTTTGCAAGGGCTTCAATGGCCTCGACAAGGTTCTTCTTCGCGATCCACGTGGAAGCTCCGCCGAG GTGTACTTATACGGTGGTCATGTGACTTCTTGGAAGAATGACCATGGTGAAGAATTGCTTTTCCTTAGTAGCAAG GCTACTTTTAAGCCTCCGAAGGCAATTCGTGGAGGGATTCCAATATGCTTTCCTCAA TTTAGCTGCCATGGTAACCTAGATCAGCATGGATTTGCTAGAAATCGTTTCTGGGCCATTGATGACCACCCTCCTCCCTTTCCAACAAATAATTCCATTAAAGCCTTTGTTGATTTGATTCTTAAGCCCTCAGAAGAGGAAATGAAGATTTGGCCTCACAG TTTTGAATTCCGTCTTAGGGTAGCTCTAGGACCTGGAGGGGATCTGATGTTGACATCTCGGATTAGGAACACAAACACTGATGGGAAGCCATTTTCATTCACATTTGCTTATCATACATATTTCTCTGTTTCAGATATATG CGAAGTCCGGGTAGAGGGATTAGAGACACTAGATTATCTCGACAACTTGCAGAAAAAGAAACGCTTTACTGAACAGGGGGATGCTTTAACATTTGAATCAGAA GTTGACAAGATGTATCTCAGCACTCCTACAAAGATTGCTATTATTGATCACGAGAAGAAGAGAACATATGTGTTACGTAAAGATGGGCTTCCTGATGCTG TTGTGTGGAATCCTTGGGATAAAAAAGCAAAGGCTATGACTGATTTTGGTGATAATGAGTATAAGCATATGGTTTGTGTAGAGGCTGCTGCTATTGAAAAACCTATCACTTTGAAACCTGGCGAAGAATGGAAAGGAAGACTAGAGCTTTCAATTGTTTCTTCTAGTTATTGTAGCGGGCAGCTTGATCCCCGAAGAGTTCTTCAATGCAGCTGA
- the LOC107642634 gene encoding villin-4 isoform X1, giving the protein MAVSMKDLDPAFKGAGQKDGLEIWRIENFNPVPIPESSHGKFYTGDSYVILKTTASKSGALRHDIHFWLGKDTSQDEAGTAAIKTVELDATLGGRAVQYREVQGHETEKFLSYFKPCIIPQEGGIASGFNHAEAEEYKTRLFEVKGKHVVHVREVPFARSSLNHDDVFILDTESKIFQFNGSTSSIQERAKALEVVQYIKDTYHDGKCDIAAIEDGKLMADAESGEFWALFGGFAPLPRKGASDDAKHGSHPLKLLRVEKGKAEPIEADSLTRELLETKKCYILDCGLEVFIWMGRNTSLDARKSAGVSAEELLNSTDRPKSQIIRIIEGFETVMFKSKFDSWPETTNVQNSEDGRGKVAALLKRQGVDVKGLLKAEPVKEEPKPHIDCTGHLQVWRVNDQEKISLPDSELSKFYSGDCYIFQYTYNGDDREECLIGAWMGNNSVEGDRTTALSMGCKMVESMKFIPSMARIYEGSEPIQFHAIMQTFIVFKGGLSDGYKNHIAEKGIPDETYKEAGVALFRIQGSDPENMQAIQVEPVASSLNSSHCYILHSETALFSWSGSLTTSEDHELVERMLDFIKPELQPKSHKEGIESEQFWELLGGKTEYPSQKIVRGKEHDPHLFSCHFSKGGDLKVKEIYNFSQDDLMTEDIFILDCYSEIFVWVGQGVDPKSRMQSLTIGEKFIEHDFLLEKLSRTTPMFIVMEGSEPPFFTCFFKWEAAKAAMLGNSFQRKLTILRNGGTPPVVKPKRRPSLQYGDKCQRSSRSMSVSPTPERVRVRGRSPAFNAIASTFEKPKDRNLSTPPPIVRKVYPKSGTANLNTLSLGLGSKSSAIARLTSSFEMPSARGKLIPQSLRVTSNTLKSNPERSDSEDSMSSRLESLTEEDAKEGEADDDEGLPVYPYDSVNTASTNPVPDIDVTKREAYLSATEFKEKLGMTKTEFYKLPKWKQNKLKVTVQLF; this is encoded by the exons ATGGCTGTTTCAATGAAAGATTTGGATCCAGCTTTCAAAGGAGCTGGACAGAAGGA tggacttgaaatttggcGTATTGAGAATTTTAATCCAGTTCCCATCCCTGAGTCTTCTCATGGGAAGTTTTACACTGGTGACTCATATGTGATCTTAAAG ACAACTGCTTCAAAAAGTGGTGCTCTACGCCATGATATCCATTTCTGGCTTGGAAAAGACACCAGTCAG GATGAAGCTGGTACTGCAGCTATAAAAACAGTTGAGTTGGATGCAACTCTAGGAGGACGTGCTGTTCAGTATCGTGAGGTGCAAGGTCACGAAACTGAAAAGTTCCTGTCTTATTTCAAACCATGCATTATACCACAAGAAGGTGGAATTGCCTCTGGTTTCAACCATGCTGAGGCTGAAGAATATAAGACACGGTTGTTTGAGGTCAAAGGAAAACATGTTGTACACGTTAGAGAG GTTCCTTTTGCTCGATCTTCTCTCAACCATGATGATGTTTTTATTCTGGATACCGAGTCCAAAATCTTCCAATTTAATGGTTCCACTTCATCTATTCAAGAAAGGGCTAAAGCATTGGAAGTTGTGCAGTATATTAAGGATACTTACCATGATGGCAAATGTGACATAGCTGCTATTG AGGATGGAAAGTTGATGGCTGATGCTGAAAGTGGAGAATTCTGGGCTTTATTTGGAGGCTTTGCTCCTCTTCCCCGAAAAGGCGCTAGTGATGATGCTAAACATGGTTCTCATCCTCTAAAGCTGCTTCG TGTTGAAAAAGGGAAGGCAGAACCAATTGAAGCTGATTCTTTGACAAGGGAGTTACTTGAAACAAAAAAATGCTATATTCTAGATTGTGGGTTGGAAGTGTTTATATGGATGGGAAGAAACACTTCTCTTGATGCAAGAAAAAGCGCAGGTGTATCTGCAGAA GAGTTACTCAATAGCACCGACCGACCGAAATCCCAGATAATTCGTATAATTGAAGGATTTGAAACAGTGATGTTCAAGTCCAAGTTTGATTCTTGGCCTGAGACAACTAATGTGCAAAATTCCGAAGATGGACGCGGCAAGGTGGCAG CACTTCTAAAACGTCAAGGAGTGGATGTAAAGGGTCTATTGAAAGCTGAGCCAGTAAAAGAAGAACCTAAACCGCACATTGATTGCACAGGACATTTGCAG GTTTGGCGCGTAAACGATCAGGAAAAAATTTCCCTACCAGACTCTGAACTTTCAAAGTTTTATAGTGGAGATTGCTATATATTTCAGTATACATATAACGGAGATGATAGGGAAGAGTGTCTCATAGGAGCATGGATGGGAAATAATAGTGTTGAG GGAGATAGAACTACAGCTCTTTCAATGGGCTGCAAAATGGTTGAGTCAATGAAGTTTATCCCTTCCATG GCACGTATCTATGAGGGCAGTGAACCAATTCAATTTCATGCTATCATGCAAACTTTCATCGTTTTTAAG GGTGGACTTAGTGATGGATACAAGAATCACATTGCAGAAAAGGGAATTCCAGATGAGACATACAAAGAGGCTGGTGTTGCATTATTCCGCATCCAGGGCTCTGATCCAGAAAATATGCAAGCTATACAAGTTGAACCA GTTGCTTCCTCCTTGAATTCCTCCCATTGCTACATACTTCATAGCGAAACCGCCCTCTTTAGTTGGTCTGGAAGTTTAACAACATCAGAAGACCATGAACTTGTTGAGAGAATGCTGGATTTCATAAAG CCAGAGTTACAACCCAAATCACATAAGGAAGGTATAGAATCTGAACAGTTTTGGGAATTATTAGGAGGAAAAACAGAATATCCAAGTCAAAAGATTGTGAGGGGCAAGGAGCATGACCCTCACCTATTTTCTTGTCACTTCTCAAAAG GAGGAGACTTAAAG GTGAAAGAGATATACAATTTTTCCCAGGATGATCTGATGACAGAAGATATATTCATCTTGGATTGTTACTCTGAAATCTTTGTCTGGGTTGGCCAGGGAGTTGACCCCAAGAGCAGAATGCAGTCTCTAACCATTGGCGAG AAATTTATTGAGCATGATTTTCTTCTAGAAAAATTATCTCGGACCACTCCAATGTTTATTGTAATGGAAGGTAGCGAGCCACCGTTCTTCACTTGTTTCTTCAAATGGGAGGCTGCAAAAGCTGCA ATGCTTGGAAATTCATTTCAAAGGAAGCTTACAATCTTGAGAAATGGGGGTACTCCACCAGTGGTT AAACCAAAACGAAGACCATCTTTACAATATGGTGATAAGTGCCAGCGTTCCTCGCGCAGCATGTCTGTTAGTCCTACTCCTGAACGTGTTCGTGTCAGGGGCCGGTCGCCAGCATTTAATGCCATAGCATCCACTTTTGAGAAGCCTAAAGATAGGAACCTTTCAACCCCACCTCCAATTGTGAGAAAAGTGTATCCAAAATCAGGGACAGCAAACTTGAATACTCTTTCTCTTGGTCTTGGATCTAAGTCTTCAGCCATAGCTCGGCTTACTTCTAGTTTTGAAATGCCTTCAGCACGGGGAAAGTTGATACCTCAGTCGCTTAGAG TGACTTCCAATACGCTCAAATCAAACCCAGAAAGAAGTGATAGTGAGGATTCTATGAGCAGCAGATTAGAATCTCTTACAGAGGAAGATGCAAAAGAAGGTGAAGCTGACGATGATGAAGGACTCCCAGTTTATCCGTATGATAGCGTTAACACAGCTTCTACCAATCCAGTACCAGACATTGATGTGACTAAACGAGAG GCTTATCTGTCAGCAACAGAGTTCAAAGAAAAACTTGGCATGACGAAGACTGAATTTTACAAGTTGCCGAAATGGAAACAAAACAAACTCAAAGTGACCGTTCAATTGTTCTGA
- the LOC107642613 gene encoding peroxidase 16: MGGCNRIIVLLSLLLVAAVTRSSAQPLSRNFYSQTCPNVEQLVRSAVANKFQQTFVTAPATLRLFFHDCLVRGCDASVLIQSPNNKAEKDHPDDISLAGDGFDTVVKAKAAVDSNPQCRNKVSCADILALATRDVVNLAGGPFYNVELGRRDGRISTIASVQRHLPHPENNLDQLTSFFTSNGLSQTDLVALSGAHTIGFSHCGKFSNRIYNFSPRNRIDPSLNLQYAFQLRQMCPLKVDPRIAINMDPVTPQKFDNQYFKNLQQGKGLFTSDQVLFTDPRTKSTVNLFASNEVAFNNAFISAITKLGRVGVLTGNQGEIRIDCTRPN; this comes from the exons ATGGGAGGTTGTAATAGAATAATTGTATTGTTGTCATTGCTCCTTGTGGCAGCAGTTACCAGAAGCTCAGCTCAACCACTGAGCCGTAACTTCTACAGCCAAACATGCCCCAATGTTGAGCAGTTGGTCCGCTCCGCCGTCGCGAATAAGTTCCAGCAAACCTTTGTTACTGCTCCGGCCACCCTTAGACTCTTCTTCCATGATTGCCTTGTCAGG GGTTGTGATGCATCGGTTTTGATACAATCTCCAAATAACAAAGCAGAGAAAGACCATCCAGATGATATATCACTAGCTGGTGATGGATTTGACACAGTGGTTAAAGCCAAGGCTGCAGTTGATAGCAACCCTCAGTGCCGTAACAAAGTCTCTTGTGCTGACATTCTTGCACTTGCTACTAGGGATGTTGTCAACCTGGCAGGGGGTCCATTTTACAATGTGGAATTGGGAAGGCGTGATGGAAGAATCTCTACCATAGCCAGTGTTCAACGCCATCTTCCTCATCCTGAAAACAATTTGGATCAGCTCACTTCCTTCTTTACCTCTAATGGCCTCTCTCAGACTGATTTGGTTGCATTGTCAG GAGCACATACAATTGGATTCTCTCACTGTGGGAAGTTCTCAAATAGGATATACAATTTCAGCCCAAGAAATAGAATTGACCCATCATTGAATCTACAATATGCATTCCAGCTTAGACAAATGTGTCCACTGAAAGTTGATCCAAGAATTGCCATAAACATGGACCCAGTCACACCCCAAAAATTTGACAACCAATACTTCAAGAACTTGCAGCAAGGAAAGGGTCTCTTCACCTCTGATCAGGTGCTCTTCACAGATCCAAGGACTAAGTCAACGGTCAACTTGTTTGCATCAAATGAAGTAGCATTTAACAATGCCTTTATTAGTGCCATCACTAAGTTGGGTAGGGTTGGTGTCTTAACTGGTAATCAAGGTGAAATTAGGATTGATTGCACCAGGCCCAACTAA